CTGGCGGGCCGCACTGGCATCGCTGCCGGATCCCGGTGGCGACGTCTGGCTGTTCGGCTACGGCTCGCTGATCTGGAATCCGATGGTGGAACATACCGAGCGAATACCCGCGATGCTGTACGGCTATCATCGCGGCTTCTACCTGTATTCGCGCATCAACCGCGGCACCTACGATAATCCAGGTTTAGTGTTGGGTCTGGATCGTGGCGGCTGCTGTAGCGGCATCGCATTTCGAATTCCAGCAGTCAGCATTGAAACGGAACTGAAAATGCTATGGCGCCGCGAAATGCTGACTGGCGCCTACCTGCCGCGCTGGCTGCCGATGCAACTAAAAGGCCAGAACAACCAGCGCATCAAAGCACTGGCTTTCGTCATGAACCGCCAACACGAAGCCTACGCCGGCCGCCTGCCCGACCTGACAGTCATCTCCCACCTGCGCGACGCCTGCGGCCTGTACGGCCCAGCCCGAGACTACCTGCGCCACACCCTGGAAGGCCTACTGAAAGAAGGCTTCCAAGACCCCTACCTGGCACGTCTGTGGGCGCAGTTAGAGTCAAGTGAGAATCCGATTAGTGGCAAAAAATAGCAAGGCCGCAGTGGCTTTTGACGTTGCCGTTGCCTTTGACTTTTCGCATGCTGACGTTGCCTTCCCTATGGTCCCCGCCGGGTGACAGTCGGAAATAATGGGACACATGTTTGAGCGAAGCGAGTTTGTGTCCCATCCGACTGGCGCACGGCTCATTTGAGAACCCGCCAACGGCGGGCAACGGCTGTGCGACCGCCTTTTTGCTTACTTTTTGGGCGCCCAGCTAGGGCGGAGCAAAAAGTGAGCGGCTGCCGGGCCGCTCCCGGCTAGTCCCCACGGAGTAAGCAACGTATTAATTAACGACGAAACAGCGGATTCTGAATGCGCCACTGCACTCACTCCGTGGCCCGTTAAAAGGGGTCAGAGTAATTTTCGCAAAAAGCCGCGAAAAAAACTCTGACCCCATTTAACTAACTCTGCTCATTTACCTACGCAACAAGTGGCATCAAATACGGGTGACTGATTCCCGTATCAAACCCCATCACAACTGCGGATTCAGCTTCTCCGATTTCGAATGCAATTTATTCAGCGCCGA
This DNA window, taken from Collimonas arenae, encodes the following:
- a CDS encoding gamma-glutamylcyclotransferase yields the protein MSITREDLEQDRLRTILDNTPIAPSLLSEAALEASWRAALASLPDPGGDVWLFGYGSLIWNPMVEHTERIPAMLYGYHRGFYLYSRINRGTYDNPGLVLGLDRGGCCSGIAFRIPAVSIETELKMLWRREMLTGAYLPRWLPMQLKGQNNQRIKALAFVMNRQHEAYAGRLPDLTVISHLRDACGLYGPARDYLRHTLEGLLKEGFQDPYLARLWAQLESSENPISGKK